A DNA window from Clavibacter sepedonicus contains the following coding sequences:
- a CDS encoding ASCH domain-containing protein, protein MSDATAPVSPPDLAAAARMWDAYAVAHPQAVAAGPEHTVELFGDHARLADELLGIVLSGRKRATAELVADFLARGDEVPRIGSHWIACDSTGAPRIVIRSTELRVGPFTSADAAFAHDEGEDDLSLESWRTQHRIYWERVSAARGAVWSASDEIVFERFAVVWPPEHADPR, encoded by the coding sequence ATGAGCGATGCGACCGCGCCCGTCTCCCCGCCCGACCTGGCCGCCGCCGCCCGGATGTGGGACGCGTACGCCGTCGCGCACCCGCAGGCCGTCGCCGCGGGTCCCGAGCACACGGTCGAGCTCTTCGGCGACCACGCCCGGCTCGCGGACGAGCTGCTCGGGATCGTGCTGTCCGGCCGCAAGCGCGCGACCGCCGAGCTCGTCGCCGACTTCCTCGCGCGCGGCGACGAGGTGCCGCGCATCGGATCCCACTGGATCGCCTGCGACAGCACCGGGGCGCCGCGCATCGTGATCCGCAGCACCGAGCTCCGCGTCGGACCGTTCACGAGCGCCGACGCCGCGTTCGCGCACGACGAGGGCGAGGACGACCTCTCGCTCGAGAGCTGGCGCACCCAGCACCGCATCTACTGGGAGCGCGTGAGCGCGGCCCGCGGCGCGGTGTGGTCGGCGAGCGACGAGATCGTGTTCGAGCGCTTCGCCGTCGTGTGGCCGCCGGAGCACGCGGACCCGCGGTGA
- a CDS encoding methyltransferase family protein, with protein MGPVAAGTWARLWFAAQAAGGTAWWIAVPTVPAVRVATLGSLDPLPVALLDVPMFVVGSALAAAGIRWAAAVASAWTLLVAVALAAYATVTTEAGIGVVIMAVAALGSLVACALLLVGRLPTRWALIGPLAARPADATAATSRHVLATALQIVVFWGSFLVVAPLAIRWLEMRWRVAVPLPSAALPVGIAVLVLASALGIWSAAAMSTRGGGTPLPAATATRLVIAGPYRFVRNPMALAGVTQAAAVGLILGSWLVVAYAVIGSSLWNHVVRPGEEADLEARFGDPFRRYRAAVRCWVPTFPGVPGTPR; from the coding sequence ATGGGGCCGGTGGCCGCGGGCACGTGGGCCCGCCTCTGGTTCGCCGCGCAGGCGGCGGGCGGCACCGCCTGGTGGATCGCCGTGCCGACCGTCCCCGCGGTGCGCGTCGCGACGCTCGGGTCGCTGGATCCGCTGCCCGTCGCCCTGCTCGACGTCCCGATGTTCGTGGTCGGGTCGGCGCTCGCCGCAGCCGGGATCCGGTGGGCGGCCGCCGTCGCCTCCGCCTGGACGCTCCTCGTCGCCGTCGCGCTCGCCGCCTACGCGACCGTGACGACCGAGGCCGGGATCGGCGTCGTGATCATGGCGGTCGCCGCCCTGGGGTCCCTCGTCGCCTGCGCCCTGCTGCTGGTCGGCCGGCTGCCGACCCGCTGGGCGCTCATCGGCCCGCTCGCGGCACGACCCGCCGACGCGACCGCCGCCACCTCCCGGCACGTGCTCGCGACGGCCCTGCAGATCGTCGTCTTCTGGGGCTCCTTCCTCGTCGTCGCGCCGCTCGCGATCCGGTGGCTCGAGATGCGCTGGCGAGTCGCGGTGCCGCTGCCGTCGGCTGCGCTGCCCGTCGGGATCGCCGTGCTGGTGCTGGCGAGCGCACTCGGGATCTGGTCCGCCGCCGCCATGTCGACCCGCGGCGGCGGCACCCCGCTCCCGGCCGCGACGGCCACGCGCCTCGTGATCGCCGGCCCCTACCGCTTCGTCCGCAACCCCATGGCGCTCGCGGGCGTGACGCAGGCGGCGGCCGTCGGGCTGATCCTCGGGTCGTGGCTCGTCGTCGCCTACGCCGTCATCGGCTCGTCGCTCTGGAACCACGTCGTGCGCCCGGGAGAGGAGGCGGACCTCGAGGCCCGCTTCGGGGATCCGTTCCGCCGCTACCGCGCCGCCGTGCGCTGCTGGGTGCCGACGTTCCCGGGCGTCCCGGGGACGCCGCGCTGA
- a CDS encoding aldo/keto reductase, whose amino-acid sequence MDPMADTEIPTTTFPDGRTAVALAQGTWNMGDEPAARATELDALRAGLDAGLTAIDTAEMYGSGRSEELVGEAIAGRRDEVFLISKVLPSNASRRGTGEAARRSLARLGTDRLDLYLLHWRGSHPLADTVAAMQELVEEGLIRGWGVSNLDAVDLDELAAIPGGDAVQTDQVLYNLAQRGPEHDVIPWAGSRRMPVMAYSPLDQGRLATDPTLAALADPLGVSAGQLALAWVVRQAPHVFATAKAATVAHVAENRAALDLVIPEETLAALDRAFPGPRGAEPLAMY is encoded by the coding sequence ATGGACCCGATGGCTGACACCGAGATCCCCACGACCACCTTCCCCGACGGCCGCACCGCGGTCGCCCTCGCGCAGGGCACCTGGAACATGGGCGACGAGCCCGCCGCCCGCGCGACCGAGCTCGACGCCCTGCGCGCCGGCCTCGACGCGGGCCTCACCGCGATCGACACCGCCGAGATGTACGGCAGCGGGCGATCCGAGGAGCTGGTCGGCGAGGCCATCGCCGGTCGCCGCGACGAGGTCTTCCTCATCAGCAAGGTGCTGCCGTCGAACGCGTCGCGCCGCGGCACGGGCGAGGCGGCCCGCCGCAGCCTCGCGCGCCTCGGCACCGACCGGCTCGACCTCTACCTGCTGCACTGGCGCGGATCCCACCCGCTCGCGGACACGGTCGCCGCGATGCAGGAGCTCGTCGAGGAGGGGCTGATCCGCGGGTGGGGCGTCAGCAACCTCGACGCGGTCGACCTCGACGAGCTGGCCGCGATCCCCGGCGGCGACGCCGTGCAGACCGACCAGGTGCTCTACAACCTCGCCCAGCGCGGGCCCGAGCACGACGTGATCCCGTGGGCCGGATCCCGCCGCATGCCCGTCATGGCCTACTCACCGCTCGACCAGGGCCGGCTCGCGACGGATCCGACGCTCGCCGCCCTCGCCGACCCCCTCGGCGTGAGCGCCGGCCAGCTCGCGCTCGCGTGGGTCGTCCGCCAGGCGCCGCACGTCTTCGCGACCGCTAAGGCGGCCACCGTCGCGCACGTCGCCGAGAACCGCGCGGCGCTCGACCTCGTGATCCCCGAGGAGACGCTCGCGGCGCTCGACCGCGCGTTCCCGGGGCCGCGGGGTGCGGAGCCGCTCGCGATGTACTGA
- a CDS encoding MATE family efflux transporter: MAVPALGALVAEPLFLLTDTALVGHLGSAPLAGLGIASVILQTIIGLLVFLAYATTPTVARRLGAGDRPGAIRAGIDGLWLALALGAVVLVLGLVVADPLVRAVADTGGADADPAATAAVVDAARTYLGISLAGIPAMLLVIAATGLLRGLQDTRTPLVVAVSGFAANAALNAVLIYGFGFGIAGSAWGTVLAQWGMAAVFVAIAARAARETGTTLRPGIRGVARSAASGGWLLVRTASLRAAILATVAVGAGLGVTGLATLQIALTLFSTVAFVLDALAIAGQALVGHGLGADDVPRVRAVSRRLVQWGVGLGAILGLLLAALSPLLGPVFTGDAGIHRMLTAVTLVLAIGLPVAGYVFVLDGVLIGAGDARYLALAGLVNLAIYAPALILVAWLTESGTVAGTPALLALWAAFGLVYIGARALTLGLRARGDRWIVTGAARA, from the coding sequence CTGGCGGTGCCCGCGCTCGGCGCCCTCGTGGCCGAGCCGCTGTTCCTCCTCACCGACACCGCGCTCGTCGGCCACCTCGGGAGCGCACCGCTCGCGGGCCTCGGCATCGCGAGCGTGATCCTGCAGACGATCATCGGCCTGCTCGTCTTCCTGGCCTACGCGACGACTCCCACGGTCGCGCGACGGCTCGGCGCGGGCGACCGGCCGGGCGCGATCCGCGCGGGCATCGACGGCCTGTGGCTCGCGCTCGCGCTCGGTGCGGTGGTCCTCGTGCTGGGGCTCGTGGTCGCGGATCCGCTCGTGCGCGCCGTCGCCGACACCGGCGGCGCCGACGCGGATCCCGCAGCCACCGCCGCCGTGGTCGACGCGGCGCGCACCTACCTCGGCATCTCGCTCGCGGGGATCCCCGCGATGCTCCTCGTCATCGCCGCGACCGGCCTCCTCCGCGGCCTGCAGGACACGCGCACCCCGCTCGTCGTCGCGGTCTCCGGCTTCGCGGCGAACGCGGCGCTCAACGCGGTCCTCATCTACGGGTTCGGGTTCGGCATCGCGGGATCCGCGTGGGGCACCGTCCTCGCGCAGTGGGGCATGGCCGCGGTGTTCGTCGCCATCGCCGCGCGGGCCGCGCGCGAGACGGGTACGACGCTGCGGCCCGGGATCCGCGGCGTCGCGCGCTCGGCGGCGTCCGGCGGCTGGCTGCTCGTGCGCACGGCGTCGCTCCGGGCGGCGATCCTCGCGACGGTCGCCGTGGGCGCGGGCCTCGGCGTGACCGGGCTGGCGACCCTGCAGATCGCGCTCACGCTCTTCTCGACCGTCGCGTTCGTGCTCGACGCGCTCGCGATCGCCGGCCAGGCGCTCGTCGGCCACGGCCTCGGCGCCGACGACGTGCCGCGCGTCCGTGCGGTCTCGCGGCGGCTCGTGCAGTGGGGCGTGGGGCTCGGCGCGATCCTCGGCCTGCTGCTCGCCGCGCTCTCGCCGCTGCTCGGGCCGGTCTTCACGGGCGACGCGGGGATCCACCGCATGCTCACCGCCGTGACGCTCGTGCTCGCGATCGGCCTGCCGGTCGCGGGCTACGTGTTCGTGCTCGACGGCGTGCTCATCGGCGCCGGCGACGCCCGCTACCTCGCCCTCGCCGGCCTCGTGAACCTGGCGATCTACGCGCCCGCGCTGATCCTCGTGGCCTGGCTCACCGAGTCGGGGACCGTCGCCGGCACCCCCGCCCTCCTCGCGCTGTGGGCGGCGTTCGGCCTCGTCTACATCGGCGCGCGGGCGCTCACGCTGGGCCTCAGGGCACGCGGCGACCGGTGGATCGTGACGGGGGCCGCGCGGGCCTGA
- a CDS encoding SDR family NAD(P)-dependent oxidoreductase, which translates to MIALVTGGNKGIGREIAAGLAGLGHTVVIGARDLGRGEEAASALRAAGGDVGAVALDVTDRASVAAAIEVIRGRHGRLDALVNNAGISHRPGADFAGQVPGSGDVDHVRFVFETNVLGVMAVTEASLPLLRLSDAPRIVNVSSSAGSLAAISDFANADPIALGYVPSKTAVTALTMMYARGLAAEGILVNAVCPGFVATDLNGFRGVRTPEQGARQAVRMATIAADGPTGTFTDEDGPVAW; encoded by the coding sequence ATGATCGCTCTCGTCACCGGAGGCAACAAGGGGATCGGCCGCGAGATCGCGGCAGGGCTCGCGGGGCTCGGGCACACCGTCGTCATCGGCGCGCGCGACCTCGGGCGCGGCGAGGAGGCGGCCTCGGCGCTGCGGGCCGCGGGCGGCGACGTCGGGGCGGTCGCGCTCGACGTGACCGACCGGGCCTCCGTCGCGGCCGCTATCGAGGTGATCCGGGGCCGTCACGGCCGCCTCGACGCCCTCGTGAACAACGCCGGGATCAGCCACCGGCCCGGTGCCGACTTCGCGGGTCAGGTGCCGGGATCCGGCGACGTGGACCACGTCCGCTTCGTCTTCGAGACCAACGTGCTCGGCGTGATGGCCGTCACCGAGGCGTCCCTGCCGCTGCTGCGCCTCTCGGACGCCCCGCGCATCGTCAACGTCTCGAGCAGCGCGGGATCCCTCGCGGCCATCTCCGACTTCGCGAACGCGGACCCGATCGCGCTCGGCTACGTGCCGTCGAAGACCGCGGTCACGGCGCTGACGATGATGTACGCCCGCGGGCTCGCGGCCGAGGGGATCCTCGTGAACGCGGTGTGCCCGGGCTTCGTCGCGACCGACCTCAACGGCTTCCGCGGCGTGCGCACCCCCGAGCAGGGCGCGCGGCAGGCGGTGCGGATGGCGACGATCGCGGCCGACGGCCCGACGGGCACCTTCACGGACGAGGACGGCCCCGTCGCCTGGTGA